The following is a genomic window from Clostridium sp..
TATTACTTGATACTTTGAAAACACGATTAATGTATGAGATAAACACTAGAACATTAAAGCAAAAAGTTACGAAATATGATGAATTAATAAAATACTTGATTAATGACAAATATTTTGATTTGAATCATATCTTAGATTTAATTAATCAATTAGGAATTGATAAAAACAAAACTAGAATAGCTGTATATATTGTTAATAATAAAGGATTTAACTCGGAAGAGATTATGCATTTAAAATTAAAACCTGATAGTAAAGAAATGATATATTCTTTGTTAGATAGAAACAGTTTATTACTATTTAAAGATATACCTAATGATTTAGATAATGTTAAAGTAAAGAAGTACTTTCAAAAGTATATTAGAAGCCTACGAGATTGGGGATTACAGGAATGTTCATATCTAGTAGGTTCCATGCAAAATAAGTTAAGACGTTATATTATAAGTTATCAGAATTGTTTGTGGTTAGCGAAGAATATACATTCTTCTATAGATAAACCGGTGTTCTTTACAAATTATTTATTTAAGTATTTTGTTTCGAAAATTCAGCTTGATAATATTCGAAACATATTTGATTTTTATAAGGATAGAATCAAAGGTTTTGATATTGATGAGTTTATTACTATTGCAAATCAATTGTTTATAAATGATTACAATATTACTCAGACTGCAGATGATTTATTCTTTCATAAGAATACTTTAATTTATAAACTCAAAAAATATGAGAAAATTTTTGATATTAATATTAGAGGTAGTTTCCAAGGAAAGGTTTTGATGATATTGATTGCTAGTGCATTAAAGGAATATCAAAGACAAAAACAGGTTGGTGAATGAGTATGAGTACAAGAATTAAGCTTACACGTATTGATCAAAGGTTATTGCACGCAACTGTGGCTTTAAATTGGAATCAGTTTGTAAATGCAAATTATGCTATAGTAGTAGATCCGAGTTATAGTAAAGATCCATTTATTACTAAAGTAATGCAATTATGTCTTCCTGAACCAATGAAGGTTAAAATTTTCTCCGTTGAAGAGTTAATAGATTTTATAAATGAAGATAGTAAGACAAAACGTAATTTAATGGTTATATTTAAAAATTTAGCTATTGCCAAAGAGGCGGTGGAAGCAGGATTTAAAACAGTTGAAATTCAAATACCTTATCCAGCTAGTCGTATTGTGATTAAGAAACTTTCAGATTTTTTTAATGAAAAAGAAATTCAGTATATACGTTTTATTCAGAAAAAAGGAATTAAACTTTTTTTCCAAACGGCACCATTAGATAATAAAGAGTATTCAGTTTTTGAAAAGTAAAAAATAAAATATTTTTAAAAATTAGTTAGGAATATATATTTATACATATAAAAATACTCAGAATACAGTAGAAATTTTTGTCTATATTATTCAACATTTGAGCATATTTATAAAATTGAATTCAATACTTATTAATTAAAGTATGTCTAAAGAGTAAATGTCAAATAAGAAAGTGCTCGAAAAATATGAGATAATCTTCTAAAATAAGTTTTAAAGTTTTTCAAGTTGGCTTTAAAAAACTTAAAAGAAGATTTTGCATGGATGTATAAAATACAACTCAAAACTATAGAATGAATGATTAGATACTTTTTATAAAAGAAAATTAAGCTTATAATCTAAGTAGGACTTGCAGCGTTTCGCAAAGGTTTAATAGAATATTGGAATGTAAACAGAAAACTAAATAACTTTTTTAAGGTTGTTTAACCTAAGCTAATTCTTAAATTCCCGTTTAACCAGATTATCTATTTTTAAATCATAGCATTTATCCATATGTGGGTTTAGCATCAGCAAGACTAGCATGATATTCTATAAGGTATTTAATGACGGCTGATGAAATAGGAGTGCTGAGACAAGATCTATAAAATCAATAGCAATCTTCTAAAAAATGCAGAATTTATAGCAAAAGATTCTCAGAAGGCTGTAAATAAAATTTTTGAAATTAATAAAAAAGGTATCAAATCAGTGGATGAATTACTGGGATATTCTCCGCAGCTTACAAAGGAAGAGATTAAAAAAATATATAATAATCTTTCACATGAATTTTCCGTGAAGTCCTTTGATGAAGCGATAAAGCAGTGTAACAAATTAATAAAAAAGTATTATTCATGCTTCCCTTTTTTGCTCTCCATGATTCAATTGTTATTAAATTACTCCATACTGGCAAAAACGGAAGCGGTAAAAAAACAAATTTTTCAACAGTGCATATTGCTGAGCAGGAGGGTAAAAGATGAGTCTGAGAATATTTCTGATATAAAAGATGCAAATACCAAGGAAGCGTTGGCAGAAATGGCATCGGGAAACAGTGAAGAGGTCATCCGCCTGTTGGATAATGAATTGGCTCCCTACAGCGGAGATGATGTCATACTTGTCAATGCATATAGGATGCAGGGAAAAGCTGACCAGGCAAAGCTCGTGAATCAGATACTGCTTTATAACAACATAATAAACACATTGACACTTTTAAACAATTATCTTTTCTTGAATGTGGGAAAACCAGTTCTATTTGAGAAGATCTATTCCCAGGGTCTTCAAATCATCGATTCCTTTCAGCTCACGGAGATTTTGACAAATGATGTTTTTGGAATTCATATCACTGCCGCGCAGGGATATCTTACGGAGCAAAGGAAAGAAAAGGCAATTGATGCTTTAGAGCGATATGTGGATACTGTATGCAAAATTCAATTTCCATTGTATTTTAAAGGAAATGAGTATTTTAACCAGGTAGTCGAATGGTTTGAGGACAATAATTGTATCGGAACAAATACTCCAATAGATGAGATAACAATCAAGAAAAATTTTGTTGATACCATTGCCAAAAATCCTGCATTTGCACCTTTAAAAGGAGATGAACGGTACAATTTACTTGTTGAAAAATTGAAAGGGAAATTAGGTGAGACAGATGGATGCCATAAATATAGAAAATCTTAGAAAATCCTATGATGGGAAGGTCAATGCTTTGAACAATGTAAGTTTGAGCATACCGAAAGGTGAGATATTCGGCTTTCTCGGACCCAATGGATCGGGGAAAACCACCACAGTCAGAATACTAAATGGGATTCTTTCAGCCACATCAGGTCATGCTGAAATTTTCGGAAGACCTTTGGGGAAAAATAATATTGAGATTCATAGATTGTGTGGAGTCATGACTGAAAGCGCTTCTTGTTATGAAAATCTCACTGCCAGGCAAAACCTGATATTCTTTGGAAAAATGCATGAGATGGGGGAAAAACTCATTGATGAACGGGTGGACTTTATATTAAAAAGACTGGAGCTGTCAGCTGTAAAGGACAATAAGGTGAAATCCTTCAGTACAGGTATGAGAAAGAGGGTTTCACTGGCTGTGGCACTAATTCACAATCCACAAATTTTATTTGTTGACGAACCAACTTCCGGTCTGGACCCGGAAAATGCACTGAATGTTACAAGGCTCATAAAAGAACTTGCAGAGGAAAACCAGGTTACCATATTTCTCTGCACCCATCAGTTAAAATATGCTGAGGATATTTGTACACTGTACGGTTTTATAAACAATGGCAATGTTCTCGGCCTGGGTACCTTTGACCAGCTTGCTTCAAGGAAAAATGCAGCTCTTCAGTTGAAGATAAAAGGGAAAAATATTTCGAGTAAATTTGGATTTATTAATAATGGCAATGACGCATACAGCAAATCTATTTCAGGAGACAAAGAGGTGAATACTCTAATACAAAGCATACTGGCAGACGGCGGTGAAATCTATGAGGCGGTACAGCAGAAATGGTCCCTGGAGCAGCTGTACTTTAAATATATAAAAGGTGTATCCGATGATACAACACTATAAGGTTGAGGTGAATGAAAGAATGATGAATAAAAGTGAAAAGGCATTGATATATAAAGATATAAATGAAATAACAAGTTCAAAACGGGTTATTCTTCCCATGACTATCGTACCAATTGTTCTGATTGTAATCATACCTCTGGTGATGCTTATCGGTGCGAATTTTATTGGAAATGATTCAAGTACGTTTACAAAGATGGCTCCTCTTTTAAAAAAGCTGCCTTCGGAATATGGTGCATATACTCCTGCCCAGCTTTTAATAAAGGTATCGTTGAATTTTATGTTTCCGTCATATTTCCTTATAATTCCGATAATGTGTTCAGGAGTTATCGGGGCCAGCAGTTTTGTGGGAGAAAAGGAACACAAGACCATGGAGTCCCTGCTTTACACGCCAATATCCATGGAGCAGCTGCTCAGATCCAAGATTTTAGGTGTCTTTGTGCCATCTTACATAATTACCTTTATTTCATTTATAATCTTTGGCATTATATTTGATATTGGAGGCTTCATCTATTTTGGAAAACTGATTTTCCCGGATATAAAATGGCTCGTAATCATATCTTGGATTGTACCTGCAGTTAATTTACTATCGCTGACATTTACTGTGATGGTATCTGCGAAATCGGAAACCTTCCAGGAAGCACAGCAGGTAAGCGGCTTTCTTCTCATTCCGGTAATTCTTTTATTGGTAGGCCAGATGACAGGAGTACTTTTGCTCAATAATCTTGTAATGTTTATAGGAGGCGGCGTTCTGCTAATACTTGATTACATGTTGATAAAAAGGATTTCCTCCAGGTTTATTCCTGAAAAACTGATTTGAATATATGATATTAAGATAGAATATATAAAATTTGTGAGATAAATAAAGGCAACAGGTTTAATTGAATTAAAAATTATTATGATTCCCACAAAGAATCTAATCCTAAAAAGTTTCTAGAAAATGTCTGGCTACAGAAGTTAAATAATGATTTTTAAGTCTTACTATAACGATATTTGTATTTAACTGAAGTTCCGGAATCTCTTTATACTTTAGGCTTTGACTATGTGTAAGATTAGTCCAATCCTTTGGTACGATTGCCACTCCAATTCCAAGTCCTGCCAATAATAATATTGATCTGGTATCTTCAATTTTACAAAGTATTCTTGGTTTTAATCCCTTTTTGTGAAAGAAACTTAATATGTCTTTTTCGAATCTTCTGTGTACTAATAGAGGCTTAGTGGAAAGTTCTTCTAAGGATATGTAATTATCACTTTTCCCTAAGTCTATTTGATTATTTGATACTGCAGTCATTGGTTCAACAAGTAAAGATATAGATTCGAAAATGTCTGAATTTAAAGGACTGCGTACAATGCCAATTTCTATAACGCCTCTTTTTAGTAATTCCAATATTTCATCTGTACTGCATTGACGTATTTCAAAATTTATATCTGGATACTTTTTATGAAAATCATAGACTTTTTGTGTTAAAAGATTTTCAGTAGCAGAAGATAAACAGCCAATCGATAAGGTACCCTTAATTCCTTCATTAATATCTTTTAATTCTTTAATGGTCTTTTCAGTCAAATCCAGTATTTGTTTGGCCCTGTATGCAAGCATTTTACCTGTTTCTGTTACTCGAAATTTACGGGTGGTTCTTTCTACCAGTTTTACTTCTAATTCATCTTCAAGGAGTTTAAGCTGCTGACTTAGATAAGGTTGGGCCAGATGCAGCTTATTAGCAGCTTTTGTAATACTGCCTTCTTCAATAATAGTGAGAAAATAGGACATTTGCCTGTTATCCATAATAATCACTCCTGTGTGTTATTTATAATTATTTACTTATATATTATATAGTTTTTAGATATTTTTCTTATATACCATTTCTTGATACAATAATACATAAGTCGTCAGATAAAGTCAAAATTTAATCAGGAGGATCTATGAATTACATTCAAAAAGATACAAGGGAATTTCGTATGACTAGTATTGCCCTATTTGCAGGTGGGTTTAATACTTTTGCCATCTTATATAGTACACAACCTTTAATGCCATACCTATCTAGGGAATTTTCTATTTCGCCAACTGTAGCTAGTTTATCATTGTCAGTGACAACTTGCATTTTAGCAGTAAGCATGCTGATCTTTGGTTCATTATCAGAAGTATTGGGACGAAAGCCAATAATGTCTTTTGCTATATTTACATCATCAATTCTAGCAGTGTTGACTGCATTTGTTCCTAATTTTCATAGCTTACTTGTACTGAGAGGTTTGCAGGGCTTTGTTTTAGCAGGACTGCCAGCAATTGCTATGGCGTATATCAGTGAGGAAATTGATAAGGCAAGCCTAGGTATGATTATGGGACTGTACATCAGTGGAAATTCTATTGGTGGAATGAGTGGACGTATTATTATTGGGGTTATTACTGATTTCTTTAATTGGAGAGTGGCACTAGCTTGCATAGGAATTTTGGGAATTATAGCTGGTGTTGTATTTTGGAGCAAGTTGCCGGCATCCAAACATTTTGAACCACGTTCTTTTGAAATAAATGAATTATTAAAATCTATGGGCAGTCATCTGAAAAGTCCTGATTTGCCTATATTGTATTGGTTTTTTGGTTATGGGAAGTTTTGTTGCTTTATATAACTTTATTGGCTTTCAGCTAGTTGAGCCTCCTTATAGTCTTAGTTCAACCCTGGTCAGCTTTATTTTTGTTATTTATGTTGTTGGAACATTTAGTTCTACCTTTATGGGACATTTGGCAGATAATCAGGGAGAATATAAGGTTCTTTGTATTGCTCTTTTAACAATGTTTATTGGGATAGTTGTAACATTGGATATGAATCTGGTGTTAAAAATTATTGGCATTGCTCTCCTGACTTTTGGCTTTTTTGGATGCCATTCAATTATTAGTAGTTGGATTGGTAAAATAGCAACGCATGATAAGGCACAGGCTTCATCATTGTACCTGCTTTTTTATTATGTAGGCTCTAGTGTTGGAGGAACTGCGGGTGGAACCTTCTGGTCATCTTACGGATGGCATGGAGTTGTTGGCATGATTGTATGCTTTTTAGTATTAGCCTTCTTTATTTCGATCCGACTGTCATCAATTACAACAGTTGTTAATGCAGAAAATCAAAGATAATATGGATAGGTATTATCCTATGTTCAAGATACTAACCTTTCTATTTCAAAGAAGAGAGAGAACTAAAAAGACAAATAATAGAATGGGAAAGTAAGTAAAATAAATTGTCATTTTAAAATTAAATAGTATAGTGGTATTATATGTTGCTAATTAAAAAGACTAGCTGCTGATTCCATTAAATTAGTGGAACTGGTAATCTGAAAAGTCAAATAAAATAGTAACGTCCTGGAGACTATTCTAATATTCCGAATAATATTTTTATGAATAAGAATAAAAATGTTATAAGTGCGGTGAAGTTGGAGGAGAGTATATACTAACAGATAAAGCAAGGATATGATGGGAATAGTGAGATAAAAGGTGCTATGATTGTTAGCAGATTTAAAGTTAATCCCATTAACAGGTATGATGTAAATTATGATTATAGTATATCTGTAAAATCTTTAAAAAATTTGTAGGAAAAATCACAGGAATAAAAAGGAATTTAAATAGATAAAATAAGGTACTTTAATAAGCCTTCGATAAAGTTGAATTGAAGGTTTATTGGAGTGCTTTAAATTATTTTACTTTCTATATAATAGGAAATTTCAAAAAATAATGGATAATTGGTTTTTAAGGAAAAATAATAGATTTTTTGCATATTTATGGAGAAAAAACAATGCTTATACTATAATGAAGACATAAACTATAAATATTTGAGAAATGGCGGGAGTTATATGTCTGAAGATAAGATGAATTCTGTATTTGATTATTACATAGATTATGAATTTGAAACAAGAATGATGGATAATTCAATTAAAGGTAAGGGTAAAGATGAACCTATTTCTATTTTAAAGGATGTAAATAAGATAAAAGGTATAATCAATAGCAAGAAAGCTGAAGCTATATATAATAAACTAAAGAATCAAAAAAGTATTAAAGAAAGTAGTTCTAAAGATAAAGTGAAGCATGTTTATTCAAAAATTAAATATATGTTAGAGAATAAGCTTGAATTAAATGATTTTGTTGATGAATTTGATTTTGACAATAAGGATAAATTGGTAGTAGAAATACAAGCTATAAAGGAAGATAATAGAATTACCGTATGTTATCCGCTAATAGAAAGATCTGGCAAGACAAGAATAAAAAAGCCTGTTGTTACATTTAACTGTACAATAGCAGAAAATAATTTAAAAGTTGATAAATATTGTGTTAACAAAGATAGTCTATTGACAATTTTGGCATATGCCCAGGATATCTCGCGTGGTGAATTTGAACTTGCAGTTGGAAATATATTTAAAAGTACATATGAAAAGATTAATAGTTTTGATGGACAGGATTCAATCCATGAAATACTTAAACTAGTTGATGACGAGGTGTTTGCTTCATTTAATAATAATAAGATCAAATCTATATTGGATTTTAACAGATATGAATATTGGGAAAAATTAAATAGGGTATTTATTACTTTGGAGGAACTAGATGAATTAAAATCACCTATATTTAGAGATGAATTAAAAGTATGCAAAGATAAATATTTAAAAGGAAAAGATGTGCCATCCGTACTTGAAAAATATATATTTGGAAATAGTAATGCTATTGAATATGAAAGTATTAAAGATAAATTTAAATTTCATTATGGTAGTTATACAGATAAATACCCTATAAATGAAAAGCAATGGGATATTGTAAAAATTTCAGATTATAACGAGCTGATTTCTGTAAATGGTCCTCCGGGAACAGGTAAAACTACTCTTTTAAAAGAATTAATTGCAGATAATATAGTTAAGAAAACTAAATCATTAGTAGATGTGTGGAATAAAAAATGGACAAAGTGCTCAAATGGGGTCTTAATAAGTCCATTGGGAGGAAAAAATAAAAGGTCAATTGTAGTAACAAGTACAAATAATCTTGCAGTAGATAATATTGGACTTGAGCTTCTAAAAGAAATTCCTTATTTTACTGATTTAGCTGAAGATATTAAAGATGATTATAAGGGTATAATTTGTGCAAGGCTAGGAAAATATGCGAATTTAGAGTGCTTTTATAATGAGCAGTTTAATAAGTTAATAGAGAGTCTGGAAAATATAAGGAAAACCACTTTTGATGAAACATCTGTAGAAAAATTTAAAATTTTATGGGATAAATTAGGAAAAATAAAGAAGGACATTTCAACATTTTATGATGAAAGGAATAAATTATATGAACTTTTAGGAGTAAAGGATATAAATAATGATCTACTTAATAAAAATGAGAATGTCTATAAAGAAAGATTAATTGAGCAAAAAGGTATTATAGATAATATTAGTATTGAAGAAGACAAAGTTAAAGAGAATATTCATAATGTTGATCATGAAATTGAAAAATGCAAAAAGCTGAAAGATAAGTACAATGGTGATAAGAGTATTGAAAAAGATAATAATAGAAATTTATTTAAAACTTTGGAAGAGTATAGAAAAAAGTCAGTAAATGGTTTTATAAAAAAGATAATGCTTTTTATATCCAATGAATGGAAAAATTTCTTTGAAAATTATCCTTCTGAGGAATATATACGTAATGAAATAGATAAATCAGATAAAAAATTAGAAAGACTGGAGATGGAAATTGATAAATTGGCATCGAATATTGATTCCAATGAGAACGAATATAAAAAGTTAATTGAAATGGAAAGTGTTTTCCCATCTAAAATTAAAGAAGCTGAAAATCTAAGTATAGATTTAAGTAAAAAAATAGAGATTATAAACTCTTTTAAGAAAATATGCAAAAATCTTGAGCTGACTTTGAAAATGGATGATTTGTCTAGCAGAAGCTTATATAATGTTTCAAATTGCAGTGAACTTTTAAAAATGCGCAAGAATATTTTTGATACAAGCCTTAAAGTGATGCAACTATATATAGTAGAGAATAGAGAAAGTATTGCAAATAATTTAGGAATAATCTTACAGAAGAATGGTCAAATGTTTAGATGGTGTAAGCCTTTTTATAGTTCTAAGGATGAATATTGGGGGCAACATAAGGTTGGGATATTTGCACTTTGGGAAACTTTTTTTATGTGCTTTCCAGTTATTACAACAACATTGCATTCATTTAGGAAAGATATGATTCAAATGATTCCTAACTTAATCGATTTGATAATGGTAGATGAAGCCGCTCAAATATTGCCTCACTATCTATGTGCTCCCCTCTATAGAACAAGTAGATCCATAATAGTGGGTGACACAAATCAATTGGAACCGATAAGGCTTCTAAAAAATGATTTAATCGAAAACTCTGGAGTTGACGAAGATCTGAGGAAGGATATATGTATTGAGAATAACAGTGCCCAGGATTATGCTGATAGAAATTGTGATGTGTTTGAAAAGTTAAAAAATAAAAGGACAGGTATTATACTAAATGAGCATAGAAGATGTGAAGAAAGTATCATAAAATTTTCCAATAAATTTGTATACCATGATAAATTGATAGTAACCAACAAAGATAATAATGAAAAATTATTTGGAAATAATCTTATAGCCTTTGATGTTAGAGGAATTAAAGGAGAACAACATTTTAATAATCTTGAAATAAGTGCATGTAAAAAAATAGTGGAAGAATACAAAAATTCATATGGACATGAAGTTGTAAAGAGAATAGCTATAATTTCACCGTTTAATAAACAGGTTAGACAATTAAAAAATGAAATACATGAGGTTGAGATAGGTACTGTACATACATTCCAGGGAAGGCAGAAAGACGTTATTATATTTACTACAGTAATTGATGATGTAAGAGGCAATAAAGCAGGACTTTCCAATTTTATAGGTGCAAAAGGGAATTTATTGAATGTTGCTTTTTCCAGAGCTATTAAGCAATTTATTATGGTAGGAAATTTGAAGGCCATAGGAGAGGGAAGTTATTTCTTAAAAAAAGCCCTTGATACTATTATGAAGAATGGCAAAATATACAGTTTTTTCAATATGACCTTTGATAAACAAAGTGAGAAGGATATAGAAAATTGGGAAAAAGCTTTTGATGTATTGTCAGGAGGAAATACTAATATTCACATTCATAATATGGAGTTAATAAATTTTCTTAAGATACATTGCCCTAAAAATATTGTAGTTGGTTCTGCAGCACACTATGAAATCCTTAAAGAAATAATAAGACTTGCAAATAAAAGTATCTACATTTTTTCGCCATGGATATCTGATTATGTTGTGGATTATAAATTCTTGAGATTGGTAATCAGTGCAATTAGAAAAGGAGTGAAAATATATATTTGCTTTGGATACAAGGGTAAAAATATTTCGCTGGATAGTAAAGAGAATATAAAAGATGTTTTAATAGAGAACGGTGGATTTTACTACGATATTGAAAAAATAACAGAATCAATTTTTTATATGAAAGAAAAATTGGGAGTGAAAATTGTATATTCACCTCCAGTACACACAAAGCTCCTGTTAATTGACGATGTATATATGTTGATTGGTTCCCATAATTGGTTATTGAACAGCGGTAAAGGGCGTAATGATAATTATAAGGAAATGAGTTGTCTTGTTAAGAGTACAGATTCAATTGAATATGTTAAAGACAGGTATATAAATAATTTTTTATGATTATGTGATTCAAAAAAAGAGCTAAGAGTACAG
Proteins encoded in this region:
- a CDS encoding LysR family transcriptional regulator; the encoded protein is MDNRQMSYFLTIIEEGSITKAANKLHLAQPYLSQQLKLLEDELEVKLVERTTRKFRVTETGKMLAYRAKQILDLTEKTIKELKDINEGIKGTLSIGCLSSATENLLTQKVYDFHKKYPDINFEIRQCSTDEILELLKRGVIEIGIVRSPLNSDIFESISLLVEPMTAVSNNQIDLGKSDNYISLEELSTKPLLVHRRFEKDILSFFHKKGLKPRILCKIEDTRSILLLAGLGIGVAIVPKDWTNLTHSQSLKYKEIPELQLNTNIVIVRLKNHYLTSVARHFLETF
- a CDS encoding AAA domain-containing protein, yielding MSEDKMNSVFDYYIDYEFETRMMDNSIKGKGKDEPISILKDVNKIKGIINSKKAEAIYNKLKNQKSIKESSSKDKVKHVYSKIKYMLENKLELNDFVDEFDFDNKDKLVVEIQAIKEDNRITVCYPLIERSGKTRIKKPVVTFNCTIAENNLKVDKYCVNKDSLLTILAYAQDISRGEFELAVGNIFKSTYEKINSFDGQDSIHEILKLVDDEVFASFNNNKIKSILDFNRYEYWEKLNRVFITLEELDELKSPIFRDELKVCKDKYLKGKDVPSVLEKYIFGNSNAIEYESIKDKFKFHYGSYTDKYPINEKQWDIVKISDYNELISVNGPPGTGKTTLLKELIADNIVKKTKSLVDVWNKKWTKCSNGVLISPLGGKNKRSIVVTSTNNLAVDNIGLELLKEIPYFTDLAEDIKDDYKGIICARLGKYANLECFYNEQFNKLIESLENIRKTTFDETSVEKFKILWDKLGKIKKDISTFYDERNKLYELLGVKDINNDLLNKNENVYKERLIEQKGIIDNISIEEDKVKENIHNVDHEIEKCKKLKDKYNGDKSIEKDNNRNLFKTLEEYRKKSVNGFIKKIMLFISNEWKNFFENYPSEEYIRNEIDKSDKKLERLEMEIDKLASNIDSNENEYKKLIEMESVFPSKIKEAENLSIDLSKKIEIINSFKKICKNLELTLKMDDLSSRSLYNVSNCSELLKMRKNIFDTSLKVMQLYIVENRESIANNLGIILQKNGQMFRWCKPFYSSKDEYWGQHKVGIFALWETFFMCFPVITTTLHSFRKDMIQMIPNLIDLIMVDEAAQILPHYLCAPLYRTSRSIIVGDTNQLEPIRLLKNDLIENSGVDEDLRKDICIENNSAQDYADRNCDVFEKLKNKRTGIILNEHRRCEESIIKFSNKFVYHDKLIVTNKDNNEKLFGNNLIAFDVRGIKGEQHFNNLEISACKKIVEEYKNSYGHEVVKRIAIISPFNKQVRQLKNEIHEVEIGTVHTFQGRQKDVIIFTTVIDDVRGNKAGLSNFIGAKGNLLNVAFSRAIKQFIMVGNLKAIGEGSYFLKKALDTIMKNGKIYSFFNMTFDKQSEKDIENWEKAFDVLSGGNTNIHIHNMELINFLKIHCPKNIVVGSAAHYEILKEIIRLANKSIYIFSPWISDYVVDYKFLRLVISAIRKGVKIYICFGYKGKNISLDSKENIKDVLIENGGFYYDIEKITESIFYMKEKLGVKIVYSPPVHTKLLLIDDVYMLIGSHNWLLNSGKGRNDNYKEMSCLVKSTDSIEYVKDRYINNFL
- a CDS encoding PucR family transcriptional regulator; translation: MARTGKVKNMMLIDIFKEFINIVRQNKKYIIGLLNQGGNVICCSKEEYIGYHFDIKDSNTQNMFYEIRVKNKDYGYIWVSGNDENLKMISTLLLDTLKTRLMYEINTRTLKQKVTKYDELIKYLINDKYFDLNHILDLINQLGIDKNKTRIAVYIVNNKGFNSEEIMHLKLKPDSKEMIYSLLDRNSLLLFKDIPNDLDNVKVKKYFQKYIRSLRDWGLQECSYLVGSMQNKLRRYIISYQNCLWLAKNIHSSIDKPVFFTNYLFKYFVSKIQLDNIRNIFDFYKDRIKGFDIDEFITIANQLFINDYNITQTADDLFFHKNTLIYKLKKYEKIFDINIRGSFQGKVLMILIASALKEYQRQKQVGE
- a CDS encoding ABC transporter ATP-binding protein, whose protein sequence is MDAINIENLRKSYDGKVNALNNVSLSIPKGEIFGFLGPNGSGKTTTVRILNGILSATSGHAEIFGRPLGKNNIEIHRLCGVMTESASCYENLTARQNLIFFGKMHEMGEKLIDERVDFILKRLELSAVKDNKVKSFSTGMRKRVSLAVALIHNPQILFVDEPTSGLDPENALNVTRLIKELAEENQVTIFLCTHQLKYAEDICTLYGFINNGNVLGLGTFDQLASRKNAALQLKIKGKNISSKFGFINNGNDAYSKSISGDKEVNTLIQSILADGGEIYEAVQQKWSLEQLYFKYIKGVSDDTTL
- a CDS encoding ABC transporter permease subunit; the encoded protein is MNKSEKALIYKDINEITSSKRVILPMTIVPIVLIVIIPLVMLIGANFIGNDSSTFTKMAPLLKKLPSEYGAYTPAQLLIKVSLNFMFPSYFLIIPIMCSGVIGASSFVGEKEHKTMESLLYTPISMEQLLRSKILGVFVPSYIITFISFIIFGIIFDIGGFIYFGKLIFPDIKWLVIISWIVPAVNLLSLTFTVMVSAKSETFQEAQQVSGFLLIPVILLLVGQMTGVLLLNNLVMFIGGGVLLILDYMLIKRISSRFIPEKLI
- a CDS encoding PTS sugar transporter subunit IIB; its protein translation is MSTRIKLTRIDQRLLHATVALNWNQFVNANYAIVVDPSYSKDPFITKVMQLCLPEPMKVKIFSVEELIDFINEDSKTKRNLMVIFKNLAIAKEAVEAGFKTVEIQIPYPASRIVIKKLSDFFNEKEIQYIRFIQKKGIKLFFQTAPLDNKEYSVFEK